Proteins co-encoded in one Candidatus Blochmannia sp. SNP genomic window:
- the cysQ gene encoding 3'(2'),5'-bisphosphate nucleotidase CysQ — protein sequence MIEKISYIARVAGTEIMRIYNGSLKLGSYQKLDQSPVTNADLLSHKIIMYSLRNLTPDVPVLSEEDITEWQECRDGSCFWLIDPLDGTKEFLLRNGAFTVNIAFIEYGQPIMGVVYVPAYNILYAADNGQAWKINYKGERINIAVRASCYPMIVMSRNDVDYDQHHLYSYLKRFKNYKIINIGSSFKFCLIAEGSVHFYPRFSSTKIWDTAAGHVIARAAGAMINDWDGNSLHYRNIKRSFLNPGFQVSSY from the coding sequence ATGATTGAAAAAATAAGTTATATTGCTCGCGTTGCTGGGACAGAAATCATGAGGATTTACAATGGGAGTTTAAAGTTAGGTTCATACCAAAAGTTAGATCAATCTCCTGTAACTAATGCTGATTTACTCTCTCATAAGATTATTATGTATTCGTTACGAAATTTAACACCTGACGTTCCGGTGTTGTCTGAAGAGGATATTACTGAATGGCAAGAATGCAGAGACGGAAGTTGTTTTTGGTTGATAGATCCTTTGGATGGAACAAAAGAATTTTTATTGAGAAATGGTGCATTTACTGTGAATATAGCATTCATAGAATATGGTCAACCTATTATGGGGGTAGTGTATGTTCCTGCATATAATATATTATATGCAGCAGATAATGGGCAAGCATGGAAGATTAATTATAAAGGAGAACGTATAAATATTGCGGTTCGTGCATCTTGTTATCCGATGATCGTGATGAGCCGTAATGATGTGGATTATGATCAACATCATTTATATAGTTATTTAAAAAGATTTAAAAATTATAAAATTATTAATATTGGCTCATCATTTAAATTTTGTTTAATAGCGGAAGGTAGTGTACATTTTTATCCGAGGTTTTCTTCTACTAAAATTTGGGACACAGCCGCTGGACATGTTATAGCTAGAGCAGCTGGTGCTATGATTAATGATTGGGATGGAAATTCCTTACACTATAGAAATATAAAGCGATCTTTTTTAAATCCAGGTTTTCAAGTTTCGTCATATTAA
- the tamB gene encoding autotransporter assembly complex protein TamB, with translation MIFIKKIYLIFLLWISIICGVFMFLLGTNTGTYVTLTGIAYCIPGLTFDSVSGTWGNFNITHIVYKTPIGIIDVDQCNILLNLKYIWNKQIYIDHLSLKNVFIKIKKTDTKNQESKRYKKTKIEKIFSFPFPVILKKMVFHNTHIISNNIIFKLKTLDTGLTFQNNLLTVLPICITGVVLNVSNVNMSNIKTNIIDMYKYSNQWNIKCLLKSLSSKLLMALSSFKVPVNLILKDIEGEDVCIFDNYHNYWTINHFYFRTYLHDQAANLKLNIKLPCGYLNAIGNITFREYYPINITADYTVYNVARINNSPETTKSQSTSKIKLILTGELYNDICLRCDFLGTVSTINVLLKINMMQFGIPIGISVVGRKIPLSFLGTDDYLIEDINLCLNGEIRSYYIQVTLQLSSMKFSAAHVVMNAQGDTNGCTISKLRAIMSDGCLNMQGVINWTNMISWNSVFLLNKVSFFQKKWFKKPIKLSGNIVTQGRLYSNVWDLRVSDLNLNGNIENNNISCTGALYSNSFGEWKIPELLIKWGTNALKIQGALDLKKGSVLNATLAAPDCNAIVPGLSGSVYGKFKLYGPVRYLRLLSNIDISSLNWRDKNINIDKIVINSDIYRDDIMQSKFFLQADKIRCGFLSLRQIIAKGQGNIQKHYLNLISCDDMLSGEIKLCGNLDLFNKTWHSRVSKTSIITPTGTWKLMQDIIIIYQHLTRKMIFDSHYWEIINYTIPISNVLKTNILNKIDGLLKSFNVVSLKILLPELINIRTVHVYCSNCYWIVGERLPKGTILLSGKQCSIKSSIEGIEIDSIRINKVTVKIVLMQVTSYCEWFVNIGNCDQNHGSFKITELHNTSKITGNIQIKNISLLPFCHSLISLKEPVNGLLNLNIRFHGYTHHLKIYGSAQLHDFNINKPDTPFFVRNAQVFIRFFGDYATLNGTMYTDNDSKLNLSGDIVNFDSIRDMRAFFRIWGNQISFCISPKIKMKMSPSVTCMVTAEKVHLRGNVEIPWAYIEVKERSKNIVRVSSEEILLDDNFEPILDNSKNLCTAIYSNVTVSLGNDVNFNGLGLRTKLRGNLETGYNGSNLLLTGHIDMLSGYFQVYGQNLMIKKGHLLFSGSINQPYLDIEAICNPSDIRNRNIVGIRITGVFDQPKLEVFSTTSLFSPQEIVSYLLGDNRNLILFNTDASIITSFLIGASVKNSEQFISKIGKIFGVQDLTLNTQDIIGTTPLVAISGYIAPGLQIKYGISIFDLLTTITVRYCLCSQLYLEVTSGSNQALDLLYKFDF, from the coding sequence ATGATTTTTATAAAGAAAATCTATTTGATTTTCTTGTTATGGATATCAATAATATGTGGAGTTTTTATGTTTTTGTTAGGTACTAATACTGGAACATACGTAACTCTTACGGGAATTGCCTATTGTATCCCCGGGTTAACATTTGATTCTGTTTCCGGTACTTGGGGTAATTTTAATATAACTCATATAGTCTATAAAACACCGATAGGTATAATTGATGTTGATCAATGTAATATTTTATTAAATCTAAAATACATATGGAATAAACAGATATATATTGATCATCTTTCTTTGAAAAATGTTTTTATAAAAATAAAAAAAACAGATACGAAAAATCAAGAAAGTAAAAGATATAAAAAAACAAAAATAGAAAAAATTTTTTCTTTTCCGTTTCCTGTAATACTAAAAAAAATGGTATTTCATAATACTCATATTATTTCAAATAATATTATATTTAAATTAAAAACATTAGATACTGGATTAACATTTCAAAATAATTTACTAACAGTTTTACCTATATGTATCACAGGAGTAGTTTTAAATGTTTCTAATGTAAATATGTCAAATATAAAAACTAATATCATAGACATGTATAAATATAGCAACCAATGGAATATAAAGTGTTTACTTAAATCATTGTCTAGTAAATTATTAATGGCATTGTCTTCTTTTAAGGTTCCTGTAAATTTAATTCTAAAGGATATAGAAGGAGAGGATGTTTGTATTTTTGATAATTATCATAATTATTGGACTATTAATCATTTTTATTTTCGGACATATTTACATGATCAGGCCGCAAATTTAAAATTAAATATTAAATTACCATGTGGTTATCTTAATGCAATAGGAAATATAACATTTAGGGAATATTATCCAATAAATATTACAGCTGATTATACTGTGTATAATGTTGCCCGCATCAATAACTCTCCTGAAACAACAAAAAGTCAGAGTACAAGTAAAATAAAATTAATTCTCACTGGAGAATTATACAATGACATATGTCTTCGTTGTGATTTTTTAGGTACTGTTTCTACAATAAATGTATTATTAAAAATTAATATGATGCAATTTGGTATACCTATAGGCATATCTGTAGTTGGCAGAAAAATACCACTTTCTTTTTTAGGAACGGATGATTATTTAATAGAAGATATTAATTTATGTTTAAATGGTGAAATACGAAGTTATTATATTCAAGTAACATTACAATTAAGTAGTATGAAATTTTCAGCAGCACATGTAGTTATGAATGCTCAAGGGGATACTAACGGCTGTACCATTTCTAAATTAAGAGCAATAATGTCAGATGGATGTTTGAATATGCAAGGGGTTATTAATTGGACTAATATGATTAGTTGGAATAGTGTGTTTCTATTAAATAAAGTTAGTTTTTTTCAAAAAAAGTGGTTTAAAAAACCAATTAAATTATCAGGTAATATTGTTACTCAAGGGCGTTTATATTCTAATGTTTGGGATCTTAGAGTGTCTGATTTAAATCTTAATGGAAATATAGAAAATAATAATATTTCATGTACAGGAGCATTATACAGTAATTCATTCGGTGAATGGAAAATACCGGAATTATTAATAAAATGGGGAACTAATGCATTAAAAATACAGGGAGCCTTAGACTTAAAAAAAGGTTCTGTTTTAAATGCTACGCTTGCAGCCCCAGATTGCAACGCAATAGTACCTGGATTAAGTGGTAGTGTATATGGAAAATTTAAATTATATGGACCTGTTAGATATCTTAGATTATTATCGAATATTGATATATCTTCCCTAAATTGGAGAGATAAGAATATTAACATTGATAAGATAGTAATAAATAGTGATATTTATCGTGATGATATCATGCAAAGTAAATTTTTTTTACAAGCAGATAAAATACGGTGTGGATTTTTGTCGTTACGCCAAATAATAGCGAAAGGACAAGGCAATATTCAGAAACATTATTTAAATCTAATATCCTGTGACGACATGTTGTCTGGAGAAATAAAACTTTGCGGTAATCTGGATCTTTTTAATAAAACTTGGCATAGCAGAGTTAGTAAAACGAGTATTATAACTCCAACAGGAACATGGAAATTAATGCAAGATATTATTATTATCTATCAACATTTAACACGAAAAATGATTTTTGATTCACATTATTGGGAAATTATTAATTATACAATTCCTATTTCTAATGTTTTAAAGACAAATATATTAAATAAAATAGACGGTTTACTTAAAAGTTTTAATGTAGTTTCTTTAAAAATATTATTGCCAGAATTAATAAATATACGTACTGTTCATGTATATTGTTCCAATTGCTATTGGATAGTAGGAGAACGATTACCTAAGGGTACAATTTTACTTTCAGGAAAACAATGTAGTATTAAATCTTCTATCGAAGGTATAGAAATAGATTCAATCAGAATAAATAAAGTTACTGTAAAAATTGTATTAATGCAAGTTACTTCATATTGCGAATGGTTTGTAAATATAGGTAATTGTGATCAAAATCATGGATCATTCAAAATAACCGAATTACACAATACATCTAAAATAACAGGAAATATACAGATTAAAAATATCTCATTATTGCCTTTTTGTCATTCATTGATTTCATTGAAAGAACCTGTAAATGGATTATTAAATTTGAATATTCGTTTTCATGGATATACCCATCATCTAAAAATTTATGGTTCTGCTCAATTACACGACTTTAATATTAATAAGCCTGATACACCATTTTTTGTAAGAAATGCTCAAGTGTTCATAAGATTTTTTGGGGATTATGCCACATTAAATGGAACAATGTACACGGATAATGACAGCAAGTTAAATTTAAGTGGCGATATTGTTAATTTTGATTCTATTCGTGATATGCGTGCATTTTTCAGAATATGGGGAAACCAAATTAGTTTTTGTATCTCTCCAAAAATAAAGATGAAAATGTCTCCTAGTGTTACTTGTATGGTCACTGCAGAAAAAGTTCATTTACGAGGTAATGTTGAAATTCCTTGGGCTTATATTGAAGTTAAAGAACGTTCGAAAAATATAGTTAGAGTGTCTTCAGAAGAAATTTTATTGGATGATAATTTTGAACCTATTTTAGATAATTCTAAAAATTTATGTACTGCTATTTATTCTAACGTTACTGTGTCTCTCGGTAATGATGTGAATTTCAATGGATTAGGTTTACGCACGAAATTGAGGGGTAATTTAGAAACTGGATATAATGGAAGTAACTTGCTTTTAACAGGGCACATTGATATGCTTTCCGGTTATTTTCAAGTATATGGACAAAATTTGATGATAAAAAAGGGACACCTACTATTTTCTGGATCAATAAATCAACCGTATCTTGATATTGAAGCAATTTGTAACCCATCTGATATTAGAAATAGAAATATAGTTGGTATACGAATTACTGGTGTTTTTGATCAACCAAAACTAGAAGTTTTCTCCACTACTTCATTATTTTCTCCACAAGAAATCGTATCTTATTTATTAGGTGATAATAGAAATCTTATACTTTTTAATACGGATGCCAGTATAATAACATCTTTTTTAATTGGAGCAAGCGTCAAAAATAGTGAGCAATTTATTAGTAAAATAGGAAAAATATTTGGTGTGCAAGATTTGACATTAAATACTCAAGATATCATTGGAACCACGCCATTAGTTGCAATAAGTGGATACATAGCTCCTGGTTTACAAATTAAATATGGAATAAGTATTTTTGATTTGTTGACGACAATAACTGTACGTTATTGTTTATGTTCACAATTGTATTTAGAAGTTACATCTGGAAGTAATCAAGCGCTTGATTTATTATATAAATTTGATTTTTAA
- the hflC gene encoding protease modulator HflC yields the protein MIRNVFSFVICIIVVVLFFSLFTIEEGHKGIILRFGKVLRDMDNNPLIYNPGLHIKLPFIETVKVLDSRIQTMDNQADRFVTMEKKDLIIDSYIKWRISDLSQYYLATGGGDISQAEVLIKRKFSDRLRSELGRLNVQGIVTDSRNRLMTDVRASLNNGTSGEEVMTSRLNNTKNFNFNPEKYNTSEQKQYRVSNVVNPNSMAALGIEIVDVRIKQINLPTEVSDAIYQRMRAERDAVARRHRSQGREEAEKLRATADYEVTRTLSEAKRQSLIIRGEADAETAKLYATTFNEDPSFYALIRTLRAYENSFKKNNNDLMVLSTETDFLRFMRSPQVLSGINN from the coding sequence ATGATACGAAATGTTTTTTCATTCGTTATATGTATAATAGTAGTAGTGTTGTTTTTTTCTTTATTTACGATAGAAGAGGGGCATAAAGGTATTATATTACGTTTTGGTAAAGTATTACGTGATATGGATAACAATCCATTAATTTATAATCCTGGATTACACATAAAACTTCCATTTATTGAGACAGTAAAAGTATTAGATTCACGTATTCAAACTATGGATAATCAAGCAGATCGATTTGTTACTATGGAAAAAAAAGATTTAATTATTGATTCTTATATTAAATGGCGCATTAGTGATTTAAGTCAATATTATTTAGCAACAGGAGGGGGTGATATTTCCCAAGCAGAAGTATTAATAAAACGAAAATTTTCTGATCGATTACGCTCGGAATTGGGAAGATTAAATGTTCAAGGTATTGTGACAGATTCACGAAATAGATTAATGACTGATGTACGCGCATCGTTAAACAATGGTACTTCAGGAGAGGAAGTGATGACATCACGTCTTAACAATACTAAAAATTTTAATTTTAATCCAGAAAAATATAATACCTCAGAACAAAAACAATATCGGGTTTCTAATGTGGTGAATCCAAACAGCATGGCTGCATTGGGTATTGAAATAGTAGATGTTCGGATTAAACAGATTAATTTGCCAACAGAAGTATCTGATGCAATTTATCAGCGTATGCGAGCAGAACGCGATGCTGTTGCTAGACGTCATAGATCTCAAGGACGGGAAGAGGCGGAAAAACTACGTGCTACTGCAGACTATGAGGTGACACGTACTTTATCTGAAGCTAAACGTCAATCTTTAATTATTCGAGGAGAAGCTGATGCAGAAACCGCAAAACTATATGCCACTACCTTTAATGAGGATCCATCATTTTATGCATTAATACGTACTTTACGTGCATATGAAAATAGCTTTAAGAAAAATAATAATGATCTCATGGTATTAAGCACAGAAACTGATTTTTTACGTTTTATGCGATCACCACAGGTTCTGTCGGGTATTAACAATTAA
- a CDS encoding autotransporter assembly complex protein TamA: MRPLGYYDPTLIFSPFKSCNKQSDLLVIKIEPGSPIMVTEVNIIIHGDGEKDHDYQKMIKDAKSFVGTRLKHSDYEQFKNKLYNLALLKGYFDATFQNNQLIVIPSLCRSIWNIDFYSGQRYFFEKIKFHGSQIKEDYLKNISNIHSGEYYNAASVMELNRRFSSTNWFESVSISSDYTRCPQKKKLILDIFFYPCAKNSFETGSGYSMETGPRTKIIWKKPWINAYGHSLENNFSLSTSEQVIDLSYKIPLLCNPLEQYYLLQGGLIHEDTCNIRSSIITINMARYWNCSHKWNRAINIHWHLNHYANNHITKNIILIYPGISIYRVRKRGDVIPHWGDSQRYSINISNNFWKSDINFVAVQAQNIWIRTLLKKHRVLVRGNLSWINTNNFSFINSMLRFFSNTNSGIRGYKYLDPCDNSESYTRVATKLITTTFEYQYNMISKWWGVIFVDIGEISNNIKWNNFRSGMGIGVRWQFPVGLIKLDLATPLIHRGKTDHQFLYLYVNLGPDL, translated from the coding sequence TTGCGTCCATTAGGTTATTATGATCCAACGCTAATTTTTTCTCCATTTAAATCTTGTAATAAACAATCTGATCTACTAGTTATTAAAATTGAACCTGGATCTCCAATTATGGTTACTGAGGTAAATATTATTATACATGGAGATGGGGAAAAAGATCATGATTATCAGAAAATGATAAAAGATGCGAAATCTTTTGTTGGAACAAGATTAAAACATAGTGATTATGAACAATTTAAAAATAAACTTTATAATTTGGCTTTATTAAAAGGGTATTTTGATGCTACATTTCAAAACAATCAGCTTATTGTTATACCTTCACTTTGTCGAAGTATTTGGAATATAGATTTTTATAGCGGACAACGTTATTTTTTTGAAAAAATTAAATTTCATGGGAGTCAGATTAAAGAAGATTATTTAAAAAATATATCTAATATACATTCAGGAGAATACTACAATGCAGCTTCCGTTATGGAATTAAATCGCCGATTTTCTTCTACTAATTGGTTTGAATCAGTATCAATTTCTTCAGATTATACGCGTTGTCCACAAAAAAAAAAATTAATATTAGATATTTTTTTTTATCCTTGTGCCAAAAATAGTTTTGAAACTGGATCTGGTTATAGTATGGAAACAGGTCCACGCACTAAAATAATTTGGAAAAAACCGTGGATTAATGCATATGGGCATAGTTTAGAAAATAATTTTAGTTTATCTACATCAGAACAAGTTATTGATTTAAGTTATAAAATTCCACTTCTTTGTAACCCATTAGAACAATATTATTTATTACAGGGAGGGTTAATACATGAAGATACATGTAATATTCGGTCTAGTATTATAACTATAAATATGGCTCGTTATTGGAATTGTTCCCACAAGTGGAACCGCGCAATTAATATACATTGGCATCTTAATCATTATGCTAACAATCATATTACTAAAAATATAATATTAATTTATCCAGGAATAAGTATATATCGTGTTCGTAAGCGTGGTGACGTAATCCCGCATTGGGGGGATAGTCAGCGCTATTCGATTAATATATCTAACAATTTTTGGAAATCAGATATTAATTTTGTTGCTGTGCAGGCTCAAAATATTTGGATTCGAACGTTATTAAAAAAACATCGTGTTTTAGTTCGTGGGAATTTAAGCTGGATAAATACTAATAATTTCTCATTTATTAATTCAATGTTGCGTTTTTTTTCTAATACAAATAGTGGGATTCGTGGATATAAATATTTAGATCCTTGTGACAACTCTGAATCTTATACAAGAGTTGCTACTAAATTAATCACTACTACCTTTGAATACCAATATAATATGATTAGTAAATGGTGGGGAGTTATTTTTGTGGACATAGGAGAGATTAGTAATAATATTAAATGGAATAATTTCAGATCTGGTATGGGTATTGGAGTACGCTGGCAATTTCCGGTAGGCCTTATAAAACTAGATCTAGCAACTCCGCTAATACATAGAGGGAAAACAGATCATCAGTTTTTATATTTATATGTTAATTTAGGACCAGATTTATGA
- the rlmB gene encoding 23S rRNA (guanosine(2251)-2'-O)-methyltransferase RlmB: MVVELVYGIHAVKSVLDNHSKRILSVYTTQKYKDLRLKSLIDQIKQCKINIKKCDRQQLDIKAQGALHQGIIAEIVQKYCMKENDLPNFLIQCKTTPLLVILDGVTDPHNLGACLRTADAAGAHMVIAPRNRSARLNGTVRKVASGSVEYIPFIQVTNLSRTLKLLQNHNIWIIGTIIKSKRLIFNTELIKPLAFVMGSEGKGIRRLTQKYCDELITIPMLRAATSLNVSVATGICLFEALRQRGKY, from the coding sequence ATGGTCGTTGAATTAGTGTACGGCATACATGCCGTAAAATCTGTTTTGGATAATCACTCAAAACGGATTTTATCTGTGTATACTACACAGAAATATAAAGACTTGCGTTTAAAATCGTTAATTGATCAGATAAAGCAATGTAAAATTAATATTAAAAAATGTGATCGTCAGCAGTTAGATATTAAAGCACAAGGAGCATTACATCAAGGTATTATTGCTGAAATAGTTCAAAAATATTGCATGAAAGAAAACGATTTGCCCAATTTTTTAATACAATGTAAAACTACACCATTATTGGTAATATTAGATGGCGTTACTGATCCACATAATTTGGGTGCATGTTTACGAACTGCAGATGCAGCTGGAGCTCATATGGTTATTGCGCCTCGTAATCGATCAGCGCGTTTGAATGGGACAGTTAGAAAAGTAGCTAGTGGCTCTGTAGAATATATACCTTTTATACAAGTAACTAATTTGAGTAGGACATTGAAATTACTTCAAAACCATAATATTTGGATTATTGGTACTATAATAAAATCTAAACGTCTTATTTTTAATACTGAATTAATTAAACCATTAGCTTTTGTAATGGGTTCTGAAGGAAAAGGTATTCGTCGTTTAACTCAAAAATATTGCGATGAATTAATTACTATTCCAATGCTAAGAGCTGCTACATCATTGAATGTCTCAGTGGCTACCGGAATATGTTTGTTTGAAGCGTTAAGACAACGTGGGAAATATTAA
- the rpsF gene encoding 30S ribosomal protein S6, whose protein sequence is MRYYEIVFMVNPDCSEQISGIINHYTEIIINSKGKIHRIENWGRRQLAYPINKFNKAYYILLNIEVSQNIMKELNNAFRFNNLIIRSMFMRTKCAISDPSPMMKRKEDNQENHVPNM, encoded by the coding sequence ATGCGTTATTATGAAATAGTTTTTATGGTTAATCCTGACTGCAGTGAACAAATATCTGGTATAATTAATCATTACACAGAAATCATCATAAATTCTAAAGGGAAAATTCACCGTATTGAAAATTGGGGGCGTCGTCAATTAGCATATCCAATTAATAAATTTAATAAAGCTTATTATATATTATTAAATATAGAAGTATCCCAAAATATTATGAAAGAACTAAATAATGCTTTTCGTTTTAATAATCTTATCATACGTAGTATGTTCATGAGAACTAAATGTGCAATATCTGATCCTTCTCCTATGATGAAAAGGAAAGAAGACAATCAAGAGAACCATGTTCCTAACATGTAG
- the rpsR gene encoding 30S ribosomal protein S18 — translation MGRFVRHRKFCRFTAEKFINIDYKDLVTIQHSIIESGKIIPSRITGTKAKYQRQLARAIKRARYLSLLPYTDHH, via the coding sequence ATGGGACGGTTTGTACGTCATCGTAAGTTTTGTAGATTTACAGCAGAAAAATTTATTAATATTGATTATAAAGATCTTGTTACAATACAACATTCTATTATAGAAAGCGGAAAGATTATTCCAAGCAGAATTACTGGAACGAAAGCAAAATACCAAAGACAATTAGCTCGTGCTATCAAGAGAGCGCGTTATTTATCTTTGTTACCATATACTGATCATCATTAA
- the rplI gene encoding 50S ribosomal protein L9, whose translation MKIILINNVDKLGNIGSEITVKSGYARNFLIPKYKAMSATKNNIAIFKAKQLELQNKAIEMKTKAEFCAETINKLKSITIRAKAGVEGKLFGSVGSRDIADAITTASGFKIFKSQIRLPNHNALRAIGTYNINIHIYNDIFAKINVIISQIIKSK comes from the coding sequence ATGAAAATTATTTTAATTAATAACGTTGATAAACTTGGAAATATAGGATCAGAAATTACTGTGAAATCAGGTTATGCTCGTAATTTTTTGATACCAAAATATAAAGCAATGTCAGCTACAAAAAATAATATCGCAATATTTAAAGCAAAACAGCTTGAGTTGCAAAATAAAGCAATAGAAATGAAGACTAAGGCTGAATTTTGTGCAGAAACAATTAACAAATTAAAGAGTATTACTATTAGAGCTAAAGCAGGGGTTGAAGGAAAATTATTTGGATCTGTAGGTTCTCGCGATATTGCTGATGCAATTACAACGGCTTCTGGTTTTAAAATTTTTAAATCACAGATCAGACTACCCAATCATAATGCGTTGAGAGCTATTGGCACATATAACATAAATATACATATTTATAATGATATTTTTGCTAAAATAAACGTTATTATTAGTCAAATTATAAAAAGTAAGTAA
- a CDS encoding adenylosuccinate synthase: MVRSIVVLGAQWGDEGKGKIVDLLTSQVQYVVRYQGGHNAGHTIVVGQEKIILHLVPSGILHNHVTTIIASGVVISPVSLIKEIEMLKKAGISTCKRIFISASCPLILSYHVAMDLARENYQASKTIGTTGCGIGPAYEDKIARRALRVGDLYNIENFKNKLQDIINYYNFQLVHYYKMKPVNYQVVLDEVTSTSDILIDMIVDVPELLDDAINRGNSVIFEGAQGSLLDVDHGTYPYVTSTHTIAGSVSIGAGIGLGCIDYILGVVKAYSTRVGFGPFPTELSNDIGNWLCINGNEIGSTTGRRRRTGWFDAVAVRYSVKINSFFSCCLTKLDVLDGLEEIKICIAYRKKNGKIIYNFPCSLEELENLEPIYETLPGWKKSTVGITAFHKLPEESQYYIKRIEEIIGIPINIISTGSERSAIIVLSNPFDS, from the coding sequence ATGGTTAGAAGTATTGTTGTGTTGGGAGCTCAATGGGGCGATGAAGGTAAAGGAAAAATAGTTGATTTGTTAACTTCACAAGTTCAATACGTAGTGCGTTATCAAGGAGGACATAATGCTGGTCATACTATTGTAGTAGGTCAGGAAAAAATTATTTTGCATTTAGTTCCTTCTGGTATTTTACATAATCATGTAACTACTATTATTGCTAGTGGGGTTGTAATATCACCAGTATCTTTAATAAAAGAAATAGAAATGCTGAAAAAAGCAGGTATATCAACATGTAAACGTATATTTATTTCTGCATCTTGTCCTTTAATATTGTCTTATCATGTAGCAATGGATTTAGCTAGAGAAAATTATCAAGCTTCTAAAACTATTGGCACAACAGGGTGTGGCATTGGACCAGCTTATGAAGATAAAATAGCGCGACGGGCGTTACGGGTGGGCGATTTATATAACATAGAAAATTTTAAAAATAAACTACAAGATATAATAAATTATTATAATTTTCAATTAGTTCATTATTACAAGATGAAACCTGTTAATTATCAGGTGGTTTTGGATGAAGTGACGTCAACATCTGATATATTAATTGACATGATTGTCGATGTTCCTGAGTTATTAGATGATGCCATAAACAGAGGAAATTCAGTGATATTTGAAGGGGCTCAGGGTAGTTTACTAGATGTTGATCATGGAACATATCCTTATGTTACATCCACTCATACTATTGCTGGCAGTGTAAGTATTGGCGCAGGGATTGGACTTGGTTGTATTGACTATATTTTAGGTGTTGTAAAAGCGTACTCTACTCGTGTTGGGTTCGGTCCTTTTCCTACAGAACTATCCAATGATATAGGTAATTGGTTATGTATAAATGGAAATGAAATTGGTTCTACCACTGGACGTCGTCGTCGTACTGGGTGGTTTGATGCAGTAGCAGTACGATATTCTGTGAAAATTAATTCTTTTTTTTCGTGTTGTTTAACAAAACTTGATGTTTTAGATGGGTTAGAAGAAATAAAAATTTGTATCGCATATCGTAAGAAGAATGGAAAAATAATATACAATTTTCCGTGCTCCTTAGAAGAATTAGAAAATTTAGAGCCGATATATGAAACATTACCTGGATGGAAGAAAAGCACTGTAGGTATTACGGCATTCCATAAACTTCCTGAGGAATCTCAATATTATATTAAACGTATAGAAGAAATTATTGGCATTCCTATTAATATTATTTCTACTGGTTCAGAACGTTCAGCAATAATAGTATTATCCAATCCGTTTGATTCTTAA